Proteins found in one Aethina tumida isolate Nest 87 chromosome 1, icAetTumi1.1, whole genome shotgun sequence genomic segment:
- the LOC126264184 gene encoding uncharacterized protein LOC126264184, protein MSRDESSFNKYSVNNFDETCLSLTSREQLASKRNTNSNTLMEALCYSLSRLAMNSNLTFIDDFDGESDYRVFVKSVELIGKDNNWSEKQMVSAIEFKLKGLAREFYFTIETSRRPQTFKDMKNWLASVFDKKVNFYEAKNELTKCKRKTNESLGSFMCRLKIIAEKMVTESDPFELSRFVNMLVAQQFVDGLDTRLSNLVRAEGIFLNLDEAFRIASEKEDIFLRLKLTPEKKEFDKNLFEKTSLMTENCERDDRVRDNGKVHILKVKASNDRKIKSKLKNQFCYTCGQKGHYRLNCRFSNCKMCNSTTHTSKNCYFLKKNRRESKLKHKGK, encoded by the coding sequence ATGAGTCGTGACGagtcaagttttaataaatattcagttaataattttgatgaaacttGTTTGAGTTTAACATCTAGAGAACAGTTAGCATCAAAACGTAATACCAACAGTAATACTTTGATGGAAGCACTGTGTTATTCCTTGTCAAGGTTAGCTATGAACAGTAATCTTACATTCATAGATGATTTTGATGGTGAGAGTGATTACAGGGTTTTCGTCAAGAGTGTTGAATTAATTGGTAAAGACAATAATTGGTCGGAAAAACAAATGGTCTCAGCTATTGAATTCAAATTGAAAGGTTTAGCTAGagagttttattttactattgaaACTTCTCGTAGACCTCAGACTTTTAAAGATATGAAAAATTGGTTAGCTAgtgtttttgataaaaaagttaatttttatgaggCTAAAAATGAACtaacaaaatgtaaaagaaaaacaaatgaatCATTAGGATCTTTTATGTGTagacttaaaataattgcagAAAAGATGGTCACAGAATCAGATCCATTCGAGTTGTCGAGATTTGTGAATATGTTGGTCGCTCAGCAATTTGTTGATGGTTTAGATACTAGGCTATCAAATTTGGTTCGGGCGGAGggcatatttttgaatttagacGAAGCTTTCCGTATAGCGTCAGAAAAAGAAGACATTTTTCTTAGATTAAAGCTGACCCCAGAGAAAAaagaatttgataaaaatttatttgaaaaaactagTCTAAtgacagaaaattgtgaaagagATGATAGAGTTCGAGATAATGGTaaagttcatattttaaaagtaaaggcGAGTAATGatcgaaaaattaaaagcaagttaaagaatcaattttgttatacGTGTGGTCAAAAAGGTCATTATAGACTTAATTGTCGTTTTAGTAATTGTAAAATGTGCAACAGTACAACTCATACAtcgaaaaattgttatttcttaaagaaaaatagacGAGAAAGTAAACTTAAACATAaaggaaaatga